A region from the Helicoverpa armigera isolate CAAS_96S chromosome 6, ASM3070526v1, whole genome shotgun sequence genome encodes:
- the LOC110371899 gene encoding large ribosomal subunit protein uL3: protein MSHRKFSAPRHGSMGFYPKKRSRRHRGKVKAFPKDDASKPVHLTAFIGYKAGMTHVVREPDRPGSKINKKEIVEAVTIIETPPMVCVGVVGYIETPHGLRALLTVWAEHMSEDCRRRFYKNWYKCKKKAFTKSSKKWQDELGRKSIEKDFKKMIRYCSVIRVIAHTQMKLLKQRQKKAHIMEIQVNGGSIEDKVKWAREHLEKPIPIDSVFAQDEMIDCIGVTKGKGYKGVTSRWHTKKLPRKTHKGLRKVACIGAWHPSRVSFTVARAGQKGYHHRTEMNKKIYRLGQGIHTKDGKVIKNNASTEYDLSEKSITPMGGFPHYGEVNNDFVMIKGCCMGPKKRVITLRKSLRTHTKRAALEKINLKFIDTSSKFGHGRFQTPADKAAFMGTLKKDRIREEAAATTAPAAPAQS from the exons ATG TCGCATAGAAAGTTTTCGGCGCCCCGTCATGGGTCCATGGGATTCTACCCCAAGAAGAGGTCCCGCCGTCATCGTGGTAAGGTGAAGGCTTTCCCCAAGGATGATGCCAGCAAACCAGTCCACCTTACCGCCTTCATTGGTTACAAGGCTGGTATGACCCACGTGGTTCGTGAACCTGACCGTCCTGGATCAA AGATCAACAAGAAGGAGATCGTAGAGGCTGTGACCATCATCGAGACGCCACCCATGGTGTGCGTCGGAGTGGTTGGTTACATCGAAACTCCTCATGGTCTCCGCGCTCTGCTCACTGTCTGGGCTGAGCACATGTCCGAGGACTGCCGCCGTCGCTTCTACAAGAACTG GTACAAATGCAAGAAGAAGGCATTCACCAAATCCAGCAAGAAATGGCAGGATGAGCTTGGACGCAAGTCCATTGAGAAGGACTTCAAGAAAATGATCCGCTACTGCAGTGTGATCAGGGTTATTGCCCACACCCAGATGAAGTTGCTGAAGCAGCGTCAAAAGAAAGCTCACATTATGGAGATCCAAGTCAACGGTGGATCCATTGAAGACAAAGTTAAATGGGCAAGGGAACATCTTGAGAAGCCCATCCCCATTGACTCTGTGTTTGCCCAAGATGAGATGATTGACTGCATTGGTGTCACCAAGGGTAAAGGATACAAGG GTGTGACCTCCCGTTGGCACACAAAGAAGTTGCCCCGCAAGACGCACAAGGGTCTGCGTAAGGTTGCTTGTATTGGAGCGTGGCATCCTTCAAGAGTTTCATTCACTGTTGCCCGTGCTGGTCAGAAGGGCTACCACCATCGTACAGAAATGAACAAGAAGATCTACCGTCTTGGACAAG GAATCCACACTAAGGATGGCAAGGTAATCAAGAACAATGCTTCCACTGAGTATGACCTGTCTGAGAAGTCTATCACTCCCATGGGTGGTTTCCCCCACTATGGAGAAGTCAACAATGACTTTGTGATGATCAAGGGTTGCTGCATGGGACCTAAGAAACGTGTCATTACTTTGAGAAAG TCCCTCCGTACGCACACCAAGAGGGCCGCCCTTGAGAAGATCAACCTGAAGTTCATTGATACATCTTCCAAGTTCGGTCACGGTCGCTTCCAGACGCCGGCTGACAAGGCTGCGTTCATGGGAACACTCAAGAAGGACCGCATCCGCGAAGAAGCTGCCGCCACCACCGCGCCAGCGGCTCCCGCTCAGTCCTAG
- the LOC110371948 gene encoding mediator of RNA polymerase II transcription subunit 11, translating to MTAPMERIQILDDIEKDIITCLQCAAQALLELSKEKSGQKQAETNTSQFLRTLSQVESKLSDQINYLTQVSTGQPHEGSGYASQKVLQMAWHRLEHVRSWVNELDRLKASHLTASRSVSGNVQNGNMTSSGTST from the exons ATGACAGCTCCTATGGAAAGGATTCAAATTCTTGATGATATTGAAAAAGATATCATAACATGCCTACAATGTGCTG CTCAAGCATTGTTGGAGTTGAGTAAAGAAAAGTCTGGTCAAAAACAAGCAGAAACAAATACTTCACAGTTTTTGAGGACATTAAGTCAGGTGGAAAGTAAACTTAGCGATCAGATAAACTATCTGACTCAAGTATCTACTGGACAACCACATGAGGGATCAGGATATGCATCTCAAAAAGTTTTGCAAATGGCTTGGCACCGATTAGAGCATGTGCGCTCCTGGGTTAACGAGTTGGATCGTTTGAAAGCTTCTCATCTCACTGCATCTCGATCAGTATCAGGAAATGTTCAGAATGGCAACATGACATCATCGGGAACCAGCACTTGA
- the LOC110371907 gene encoding protein slowmo — protein sequence MKIWTSEHTFNHPWETVAQAAWRKYPNPMNPAVIGTDVIERKVVDGVLVTHRLVSSKWFFPRWAQALIGTAKICYASEKSEVNPNERQMTLKTSNLTFCRYIAVDETVRYTPHPSDTSKTLLTQEAVVTVQGVPLSSYMEDLLTNKISLNAGKGRQAIEWVIGKIDSEIKELASTACKSTDELLSQTKKSLDDITSTARRSMDDISTKAKRSLDDIEKFTKANANQRS from the exons atgaagatttGGACTTCAGAACATACTTTCAA CCATCCGTGGGAGACGGTTGCACAAGCAGCATGGCGAAAATATCCCAATCCTATGAATCCAGCGGTTATTGGAACAGATGTAATCGAAAGGAAGGTAGTCGATGGAGTTTTGGTCACACACAGACTTGTCAGTTCTAAATGGTTTTTTCCGAGATGGGCGCAAGCA ctCATTGGAACTGCGAAAATTTGCTATGCCAGCGAAAAGTCAGAAGTAAACCCGAATGAACGACAGATGACTTTAAAAACCTCTAACTTGACATTTTGCCGATACATTGCCGTTGATGAGACTGTTCGGTACACCCCACATCCTTCAGACACCTCCAAAACTCTATTAACTCAAGAGGCTGTAGTCACAGTACAA ggcGTACCACTTAGTAGTTACATGGAGGATTTATTAACCAACAAAATATCCCTGAATGCTGGCAAAGGCCGCCAAGCTATTGAATGGGTCATTGGCAAAATAGACTCAGAAATAAAAGAACTTGCGAGCACAGCCTGCAAGAGTACAGATGAACTATTATCACAAACAAAGAAATCTCTCGATGACATCACATCTACAGCAAGGAGATCAATGGATGACATATCAACAAAGGCCAAGAGGTCTCTTGATGATATAGAAAAATTCACCAAAGCCAATGCAAATCAAAGAAGCTGA
- the LOC110371905 gene encoding diacylglycerol O-acyltransferase 1 isoform X2 gives MATESEEKALRYRRAQSVSKAEEITETEKKVRKLQLDKPVHTPRDSLFSWSSEFNNFTGLVNWGFLMLSVGGVRLGLENFLKYGLRVNPLEWFIVLTGYNEGDRSQYPSVILIVFSIVPIVIGLLVEKGIAVDLIPEKLGVGLQISNMICMVLLPIIALHFRGNDFSFVGITSVCMLYLIIFLKLWSYTQTNHWCRLGLKRKYLDNKLRRQSLSAPNWNKLITAEQEKSKEDLINDTPAAARLTKYPDNLNLKDLVYFMLAPTLCYELNYPRTARIRKRFVIKRVLELFFGINLVLALFQQWMIPTITNSVETFSKMDPIRITERLLKLAVPNHLLWLCFFYLSFHSFLNLMGELLQFADRKFYADWWNSNNISVFWSTWNMPVHMWAVRHVYKPITEMGFSKFNAGIVVFAISALFHEYLVSVPLQMFRIWAFLGMMAQPPLAIISRTAELRLGPRWGNIMVWSSLILGQPLAIMMYYHDYAMLHFKPT, from the exons atggctACAGAGTCTGAAGAAAAGGCGCTTCGCTACAGGCGAGCTCAAAGTGTATCCAAAGCTGAGGAGATCACTGAGACAGAgaaaaaagttagaaaattaCAACTGGATAAGCC GGTGCACACACCAAGGGATTCTCTGTTCTCATGGAGTTCGGAATTCAACAACTTCACCGGTCTCGTCAACTGGGGCTTTTTGATGCTGTCCGTGGGTGGCGTGCGTTTAGGACTCGAAAACTTCTTGAA aTATGGATTGCGTGTGAACCCCCTTGAATGGTTCATAGTGTTGACAGGTTACAATGAAGGAGATAGAAGTCAGTATCCGTCGGTTATACTGATAGTTT TCAGCATTGTTCCAATTGTCATTGGTCTTCTAGTTGAAAAGGGTATTGCCGTT GATTTAATACCAGAGAAGTTAGGCGTCGGGTTACAGATATCTAACATGATATGTATGGTTCTTCTGCCTATAATAGCTTTGCATTTTAGGGGCAATGATTTCAGTTTTG tggGTATAACTTCAGTCTGTATGCtatatttgataatatttttaaaactctgGAGCTATACACAGACAAATCATTGGTGTCGCTTGGGTTTGAAGAGAAAATACTTGGATAACAAACTTAGGAGACAGAGTTTATCGGCACCTAATTGGA aTAAACTAATCACGGCTGAACAAGAGA AGAGTAAGGAGGATCTTATAAACGATACCCCGGCTGCGGCGCGCCTGACCAAGTACCCTGATAACCTGAACCTGAAAGACTTGGTCTACTTCATGTTGGCACCCACCCTTTGTTATGAGTTGAATTACCCCCGCACTGCACG AATCAGGAAGAGGTTCGTAATCAAAAGAGTATTGGAGTTGTTCTTCGGCATAAACCTGGTCTTGGCGCTGTTCCAACAATGGATGATACCGACAATCACCAACTCCGTGGAAACTTTCTCCAAAATGGATCCCATAAGGATCACAGAGAGATTACTCAAGTTAGCT GTGCCAAACCATCTCCTATGGCTGTGTTTCTTCTACCTAAGCTTCCATTCGTTCCTAAACCTGATGGGTGAGCTACTCCAGTTCGCGGACCGCAAGTTCTACGCCGACTGGTGGAACTCCAACAATATATCCGTGTTCTGGAGCACTTGGAACATGCCTGTGCATATGTGGGCGGTGAGGCATGTGTATAAACCTATTACAGAGATGGGATTTAGCAAGTTTAACGCTGGAATCGTCGTTTTTGCTATATCGGCGTTGTTCCATGAGTATTTG GTGAGCGTGCCACTCCAAATGTTCAGGATTTGGGCTTTCCTGGGTATGATGGCGCAACCTCCCCTTGCCATCATCTCTCGCACCGCGGAGCTAAGACTGGGACCTCGTTGGGGGAACATCATGGTCTGGAGCTCCCTAATCCTTGGCCAGCCACTTGCCATTATGATGTACTATCACGATTACGCCATGTTGCATTTTAAACCGACATAG
- the LOC110371905 gene encoding diacylglycerol O-acyltransferase 1 isoform X1, with translation MATESEEKALRYRRAQSVSKAEEITETEKKVRKLQLDKPVHTPRDSLFSWSSEFNNFTGLVNWGFLMLSVGGVRLGLENFLKYGLRVNPLEWFIVLTGYNEGDRSQYPSVILIVSLFVSVSIVPIVIGLLVEKGIAVDLIPEKLGVGLQISNMICMVLLPIIALHFRGNDFSFVGITSVCMLYLIIFLKLWSYTQTNHWCRLGLKRKYLDNKLRRQSLSAPNWNKLITAEQEKSKEDLINDTPAAARLTKYPDNLNLKDLVYFMLAPTLCYELNYPRTARIRKRFVIKRVLELFFGINLVLALFQQWMIPTITNSVETFSKMDPIRITERLLKLAVPNHLLWLCFFYLSFHSFLNLMGELLQFADRKFYADWWNSNNISVFWSTWNMPVHMWAVRHVYKPITEMGFSKFNAGIVVFAISALFHEYLVSVPLQMFRIWAFLGMMAQPPLAIISRTAELRLGPRWGNIMVWSSLILGQPLAIMMYYHDYAMLHFKPT, from the exons atggctACAGAGTCTGAAGAAAAGGCGCTTCGCTACAGGCGAGCTCAAAGTGTATCCAAAGCTGAGGAGATCACTGAGACAGAgaaaaaagttagaaaattaCAACTGGATAAGCC GGTGCACACACCAAGGGATTCTCTGTTCTCATGGAGTTCGGAATTCAACAACTTCACCGGTCTCGTCAACTGGGGCTTTTTGATGCTGTCCGTGGGTGGCGTGCGTTTAGGACTCGAAAACTTCTTGAA aTATGGATTGCGTGTGAACCCCCTTGAATGGTTCATAGTGTTGACAGGTTACAATGAAGGAGATAGAAGTCAGTATCCGTCGGTTATACTGATAGTTT CGTTGTTTGTTTCAGTCAGCATTGTTCCAATTGTCATTGGTCTTCTAGTTGAAAAGGGTATTGCCGTT GATTTAATACCAGAGAAGTTAGGCGTCGGGTTACAGATATCTAACATGATATGTATGGTTCTTCTGCCTATAATAGCTTTGCATTTTAGGGGCAATGATTTCAGTTTTG tggGTATAACTTCAGTCTGTATGCtatatttgataatatttttaaaactctgGAGCTATACACAGACAAATCATTGGTGTCGCTTGGGTTTGAAGAGAAAATACTTGGATAACAAACTTAGGAGACAGAGTTTATCGGCACCTAATTGGA aTAAACTAATCACGGCTGAACAAGAGA AGAGTAAGGAGGATCTTATAAACGATACCCCGGCTGCGGCGCGCCTGACCAAGTACCCTGATAACCTGAACCTGAAAGACTTGGTCTACTTCATGTTGGCACCCACCCTTTGTTATGAGTTGAATTACCCCCGCACTGCACG AATCAGGAAGAGGTTCGTAATCAAAAGAGTATTGGAGTTGTTCTTCGGCATAAACCTGGTCTTGGCGCTGTTCCAACAATGGATGATACCGACAATCACCAACTCCGTGGAAACTTTCTCCAAAATGGATCCCATAAGGATCACAGAGAGATTACTCAAGTTAGCT GTGCCAAACCATCTCCTATGGCTGTGTTTCTTCTACCTAAGCTTCCATTCGTTCCTAAACCTGATGGGTGAGCTACTCCAGTTCGCGGACCGCAAGTTCTACGCCGACTGGTGGAACTCCAACAATATATCCGTGTTCTGGAGCACTTGGAACATGCCTGTGCATATGTGGGCGGTGAGGCATGTGTATAAACCTATTACAGAGATGGGATTTAGCAAGTTTAACGCTGGAATCGTCGTTTTTGCTATATCGGCGTTGTTCCATGAGTATTTG GTGAGCGTGCCACTCCAAATGTTCAGGATTTGGGCTTTCCTGGGTATGATGGCGCAACCTCCCCTTGCCATCATCTCTCGCACCGCGGAGCTAAGACTGGGACCTCGTTGGGGGAACATCATGGTCTGGAGCTCCCTAATCCTTGGCCAGCCACTTGCCATTATGATGTACTATCACGATTACGCCATGTTGCATTTTAAACCGACATAG
- the LOC110371905 gene encoding diacylglycerol O-acyltransferase 1 isoform X3, which produces MATESEEKALRYRRAQSVSKAEEITETEKKVRKLQLDKPVHTPRDSLFSWSSEFNNFTGLVNWGFLMLSVGGVRLGLENFLKYGLRVNPLEWFIVLTGYNEGDRSQYPSVILIVSLFVSVSIVPIVIGLLVEKGIAVDLIPEKLGVGLQISNMICMVLLPIIALHFRGNDFSFVGITSVCMLYLIIFLKLWSYTQTNHWCRLGLKRKYLDNKLRRQSLSAPNWKSKEDLINDTPAAARLTKYPDNLNLKDLVYFMLAPTLCYELNYPRTARIRKRFVIKRVLELFFGINLVLALFQQWMIPTITNSVETFSKMDPIRITERLLKLAVPNHLLWLCFFYLSFHSFLNLMGELLQFADRKFYADWWNSNNISVFWSTWNMPVHMWAVRHVYKPITEMGFSKFNAGIVVFAISALFHEYLVSVPLQMFRIWAFLGMMAQPPLAIISRTAELRLGPRWGNIMVWSSLILGQPLAIMMYYHDYAMLHFKPT; this is translated from the exons atggctACAGAGTCTGAAGAAAAGGCGCTTCGCTACAGGCGAGCTCAAAGTGTATCCAAAGCTGAGGAGATCACTGAGACAGAgaaaaaagttagaaaattaCAACTGGATAAGCC GGTGCACACACCAAGGGATTCTCTGTTCTCATGGAGTTCGGAATTCAACAACTTCACCGGTCTCGTCAACTGGGGCTTTTTGATGCTGTCCGTGGGTGGCGTGCGTTTAGGACTCGAAAACTTCTTGAA aTATGGATTGCGTGTGAACCCCCTTGAATGGTTCATAGTGTTGACAGGTTACAATGAAGGAGATAGAAGTCAGTATCCGTCGGTTATACTGATAGTTT CGTTGTTTGTTTCAGTCAGCATTGTTCCAATTGTCATTGGTCTTCTAGTTGAAAAGGGTATTGCCGTT GATTTAATACCAGAGAAGTTAGGCGTCGGGTTACAGATATCTAACATGATATGTATGGTTCTTCTGCCTATAATAGCTTTGCATTTTAGGGGCAATGATTTCAGTTTTG tggGTATAACTTCAGTCTGTATGCtatatttgataatatttttaaaactctgGAGCTATACACAGACAAATCATTGGTGTCGCTTGGGTTTGAAGAGAAAATACTTGGATAACAAACTTAGGAGACAGAGTTTATCGGCACCTAATTGGA AGAGTAAGGAGGATCTTATAAACGATACCCCGGCTGCGGCGCGCCTGACCAAGTACCCTGATAACCTGAACCTGAAAGACTTGGTCTACTTCATGTTGGCACCCACCCTTTGTTATGAGTTGAATTACCCCCGCACTGCACG AATCAGGAAGAGGTTCGTAATCAAAAGAGTATTGGAGTTGTTCTTCGGCATAAACCTGGTCTTGGCGCTGTTCCAACAATGGATGATACCGACAATCACCAACTCCGTGGAAACTTTCTCCAAAATGGATCCCATAAGGATCACAGAGAGATTACTCAAGTTAGCT GTGCCAAACCATCTCCTATGGCTGTGTTTCTTCTACCTAAGCTTCCATTCGTTCCTAAACCTGATGGGTGAGCTACTCCAGTTCGCGGACCGCAAGTTCTACGCCGACTGGTGGAACTCCAACAATATATCCGTGTTCTGGAGCACTTGGAACATGCCTGTGCATATGTGGGCGGTGAGGCATGTGTATAAACCTATTACAGAGATGGGATTTAGCAAGTTTAACGCTGGAATCGTCGTTTTTGCTATATCGGCGTTGTTCCATGAGTATTTG GTGAGCGTGCCACTCCAAATGTTCAGGATTTGGGCTTTCCTGGGTATGATGGCGCAACCTCCCCTTGCCATCATCTCTCGCACCGCGGAGCTAAGACTGGGACCTCGTTGGGGGAACATCATGGTCTGGAGCTCCCTAATCCTTGGCCAGCCACTTGCCATTATGATGTACTATCACGATTACGCCATGTTGCATTTTAAACCGACATAG
- the LOC110371905 gene encoding diacylglycerol O-acyltransferase 1 isoform X4, with the protein MATESEEKALRYRRAQSVSKAEEITETEKKVRKLQLDKPVHTPRDSLFSWSSEFNNFTGLVNWGFLMLSVGGVRLGLENFLKYGLRVNPLEWFIVLTGYNEGDRSQYPSVILIVFSIVPIVIGLLVEKGIAVDLIPEKLGVGLQISNMICMVLLPIIALHFRGNDFSFVGITSVCMLYLIIFLKLWSYTQTNHWCRLGLKRKYLDNKLRRQSLSAPNWKSKEDLINDTPAAARLTKYPDNLNLKDLVYFMLAPTLCYELNYPRTARIRKRFVIKRVLELFFGINLVLALFQQWMIPTITNSVETFSKMDPIRITERLLKLAVPNHLLWLCFFYLSFHSFLNLMGELLQFADRKFYADWWNSNNISVFWSTWNMPVHMWAVRHVYKPITEMGFSKFNAGIVVFAISALFHEYLVSVPLQMFRIWAFLGMMAQPPLAIISRTAELRLGPRWGNIMVWSSLILGQPLAIMMYYHDYAMLHFKPT; encoded by the exons atggctACAGAGTCTGAAGAAAAGGCGCTTCGCTACAGGCGAGCTCAAAGTGTATCCAAAGCTGAGGAGATCACTGAGACAGAgaaaaaagttagaaaattaCAACTGGATAAGCC GGTGCACACACCAAGGGATTCTCTGTTCTCATGGAGTTCGGAATTCAACAACTTCACCGGTCTCGTCAACTGGGGCTTTTTGATGCTGTCCGTGGGTGGCGTGCGTTTAGGACTCGAAAACTTCTTGAA aTATGGATTGCGTGTGAACCCCCTTGAATGGTTCATAGTGTTGACAGGTTACAATGAAGGAGATAGAAGTCAGTATCCGTCGGTTATACTGATAGTTT TCAGCATTGTTCCAATTGTCATTGGTCTTCTAGTTGAAAAGGGTATTGCCGTT GATTTAATACCAGAGAAGTTAGGCGTCGGGTTACAGATATCTAACATGATATGTATGGTTCTTCTGCCTATAATAGCTTTGCATTTTAGGGGCAATGATTTCAGTTTTG tggGTATAACTTCAGTCTGTATGCtatatttgataatatttttaaaactctgGAGCTATACACAGACAAATCATTGGTGTCGCTTGGGTTTGAAGAGAAAATACTTGGATAACAAACTTAGGAGACAGAGTTTATCGGCACCTAATTGGA AGAGTAAGGAGGATCTTATAAACGATACCCCGGCTGCGGCGCGCCTGACCAAGTACCCTGATAACCTGAACCTGAAAGACTTGGTCTACTTCATGTTGGCACCCACCCTTTGTTATGAGTTGAATTACCCCCGCACTGCACG AATCAGGAAGAGGTTCGTAATCAAAAGAGTATTGGAGTTGTTCTTCGGCATAAACCTGGTCTTGGCGCTGTTCCAACAATGGATGATACCGACAATCACCAACTCCGTGGAAACTTTCTCCAAAATGGATCCCATAAGGATCACAGAGAGATTACTCAAGTTAGCT GTGCCAAACCATCTCCTATGGCTGTGTTTCTTCTACCTAAGCTTCCATTCGTTCCTAAACCTGATGGGTGAGCTACTCCAGTTCGCGGACCGCAAGTTCTACGCCGACTGGTGGAACTCCAACAATATATCCGTGTTCTGGAGCACTTGGAACATGCCTGTGCATATGTGGGCGGTGAGGCATGTGTATAAACCTATTACAGAGATGGGATTTAGCAAGTTTAACGCTGGAATCGTCGTTTTTGCTATATCGGCGTTGTTCCATGAGTATTTG GTGAGCGTGCCACTCCAAATGTTCAGGATTTGGGCTTTCCTGGGTATGATGGCGCAACCTCCCCTTGCCATCATCTCTCGCACCGCGGAGCTAAGACTGGGACCTCGTTGGGGGAACATCATGGTCTGGAGCTCCCTAATCCTTGGCCAGCCACTTGCCATTATGATGTACTATCACGATTACGCCATGTTGCATTTTAAACCGACATAG